In Liquorilactobacillus nagelii DSM 13675, the following proteins share a genomic window:
- the rsmG gene encoding 16S rRNA (guanine(527)-N(7))-methyltransferase RsmG, which yields MKPAEFQAKLADQGIVLSGWQQEQFAVYYRLLVTTNRQVNLTALTAESDVYLKHFYDSLMPSLVLQQIQQEPLTICDVGAGAGFPSIPLKIAFPQLQITIVDSLNKRINFLRELVGALNLSNVELHHARAEEFGARQSEFREQFDIVTARAVASLDVLSELCLPLTKVGGKFVALKAQKAPEEIAAATSAIKVLGGRVSADQTMVLPETNDVRHVIVIDKTTATPAKYPRKPGTPNKKPLSSILHKEG from the coding sequence ATGAAACCAGCAGAATTTCAAGCGAAATTGGCTGACCAGGGAATAGTGCTTTCAGGCTGGCAGCAGGAACAATTTGCCGTCTACTATCGTTTGTTGGTCACTACTAATCGACAAGTAAATTTAACAGCATTGACCGCAGAAAGTGATGTTTATTTAAAGCATTTTTATGATTCATTGATGCCAAGCTTGGTTTTACAACAGATTCAACAAGAACCACTGACAATCTGTGATGTAGGTGCTGGTGCCGGTTTTCCGTCGATACCACTGAAAATTGCTTTTCCGCAGTTGCAGATCACGATTGTTGATTCATTAAACAAACGGATTAACTTTTTACGAGAACTGGTTGGGGCTTTGAACTTGAGCAATGTTGAGTTGCATCATGCTCGTGCTGAAGAATTTGGGGCTCGCCAAAGTGAATTTCGGGAACAGTTTGATATTGTAACTGCTCGAGCAGTGGCTTCTTTAGATGTTTTAAGCGAATTATGTTTGCCGCTCACTAAAGTTGGAGGCAAGTTTGTTGCCTTAAAAGCTCAAAAGGCGCCAGAAGAAATTGCTGCAGCAACAAGTGCAATTAAAGTGTTAGGCGGACGAGTATCTGCTGATCAGACAATGGTTTTACCCGAAACCAATGACGTCCGTCATGTAATTGTGATTGATAAAACAACGGCTACTCCGGCTAAATATCCACGTAAACCAGGAACACCGAATAAAAAACCACTTAGTTCGATCTTGCATAAGGAGGGGTAA
- the noc gene encoding nucleoid occlusion protein yields the protein MAFSFWKNKQETAAPMAAAQVQQIPTAQIIANHYQPRQVFDQEKIAELAATLQEHGMLQPIILRSAAAKEEQQYEIIAGERRFRAALQLKWDKVPAIIKEMSDTEAASFAVIENLQREGLTAIEEAQAYQELMELNQLNQSQLAKEIGKSQSFVANKLRLLKLAPFVKQALLTRKISERHGRSVVGLSVEAQSKIIQQTIDQQLTVKETENLVKSQVTTSSQDKVSKKKPQHKLAKGKTQDLRVAVNTIKQSLKLISDSGIKVTTHEEQGPDYHRIIIDLPLETEK from the coding sequence GTGGCATTTTCATTTTGGAAAAACAAGCAGGAAACTGCTGCTCCGATGGCAGCTGCTCAAGTTCAGCAAATACCGACAGCACAAATCATTGCTAATCATTACCAGCCAAGACAAGTTTTTGATCAAGAAAAGATTGCTGAATTGGCAGCTACTTTGCAAGAGCATGGGATGCTGCAGCCAATTATTTTACGTTCTGCAGCGGCTAAGGAAGAACAACAGTATGAAATTATTGCTGGTGAACGCCGCTTTCGTGCTGCTCTGCAATTAAAGTGGGATAAGGTTCCAGCAATTATTAAGGAGATGTCTGATACTGAAGCAGCTTCTTTTGCGGTAATTGAAAATTTGCAGCGTGAGGGTCTAACCGCCATTGAAGAAGCTCAGGCGTATCAAGAATTAATGGAGCTTAATCAATTGAATCAAAGCCAATTAGCTAAAGAGATTGGTAAAAGCCAGTCATTTGTGGCTAATAAATTACGTTTATTGAAGCTAGCACCATTTGTTAAGCAAGCTTTGCTGACGCGAAAAATATCTGAACGACATGGCCGCAGTGTGGTTGGTCTATCAGTTGAAGCTCAAAGTAAAATTATTCAACAAACAATTGATCAGCAGTTAACAGTTAAAGAAACTGAAAACCTAGTTAAGTCCCAAGTAACAACATCATCTCAAGATAAAGTCTCGAAAAAGAAACCACAGCATAAGTTGGCAAAGGGCAAAACACAAGATTTAAGGGTGGCAGTTAATACAATTAAGCAGTCACTGAAATTAATCAGTGATAGTGGAATTAAGGTAACAACACACGAGGAGCAGGGTCCGGATTATCATCGGATAATTATTGACCTGCCGCTTGAAACGGAGAAATAG
- a CDS encoding ParA family protein: MGTVIALANQKGGVGKTTTSINLGACLADLGQRVLLIDSDAQGNATSGVGIHKTGIEKDIYDVLVNEYPLDKTILPTGHPNFDVVPATIQLSGAEIELTSQLARESRLLEAVKEVRDQYDFILIDCPPSLGLLTINAFCASDSILIPVQSEYYALEGLSQLLNTIRLVQKHFNPDLQVEGVLMTMLDARTKLGVQVVEEVRKFFGEKVYQTLIPRNVRLSEAPSYGQPIVDYDPTSKGAQEYQALAKEVLSHHGK, from the coding sequence ATGGGAACAGTAATTGCACTGGCTAACCAAAAAGGTGGTGTTGGTAAAACGACGACCAGCATCAATTTGGGGGCATGTTTAGCTGATTTAGGGCAGCGCGTCTTGTTAATTGACTCAGATGCGCAAGGTAATGCGACTAGCGGTGTTGGCATTCATAAAACTGGGATTGAAAAGGATATATATGACGTGCTGGTTAATGAATATCCATTGGATAAAACAATTTTACCAACAGGCCATCCGAATTTTGATGTTGTTCCGGCAACTATTCAATTATCTGGGGCTGAAATTGAGTTAACCTCACAGTTAGCACGGGAATCACGTTTGTTAGAAGCGGTAAAGGAAGTTCGTGATCAATATGATTTTATTCTAATTGATTGTCCACCGTCGTTAGGCTTACTGACAATTAATGCATTTTGTGCCAGTGATTCGATTTTAATTCCAGTTCAAAGTGAATACTATGCCTTGGAAGGGTTGAGCCAATTATTGAATACTATTCGGCTGGTGCAAAAGCACTTTAATCCAGATTTACAAGTTGAAGGAGTTCTAATGACGATGCTTGATGCCCGCACTAAGCTGGGAGTCCAAGTGGTTGAAGAAGTTCGTAAATTTTTTGGCGAAAAGGTCTATCAAACTTTGATTCCACGTAATGTTCGTTTATCTGAAGCCCCTAGTTATGGACAGCCAATTGTTGATTATGACCCGACTTCAAAGGGAGCACAGGAGTATCAGGCACTGGCTAAGGAGGTTCTGAGTCATCATGGCAAATAA
- a CDS encoding ParB/RepB/Spo0J family partition protein: MANKNSKGLGRGINALFQDLEQVSQEEEVITELKLTEIRPNPYQPRKDFNEASLAELTASIKKSGVFQPIIVRKSQVKGYEIIAGERRFRASKLAGKVTIPAIVRQLDEPQMMEIAVLENLQREDLTPLEEAQAYDMLMKNLKLTQAQVSERLGKSRPYIANYLRLLGLPDSVKQLVQQQQLSMGQARTLLALKDKRQVAAVAQKTVKENLTVRQLEQLVARMNGESAQTAKKPVKDPYHKFYQQSEHALQEKFGTKVAIKGNSKVGHGRIEINYLSTADFNRIMDILGISLD; the protein is encoded by the coding sequence ATGGCAAATAAAAATAGCAAAGGCTTGGGTCGCGGAATTAATGCTCTATTTCAGGATCTGGAACAAGTTAGTCAGGAAGAAGAAGTTATTACTGAACTAAAGCTGACAGAGATCCGACCAAATCCTTATCAACCGCGAAAAGATTTCAATGAAGCATCGCTAGCTGAATTAACGGCTTCGATAAAAAAATCTGGAGTTTTTCAACCGATTATTGTTCGTAAGTCGCAAGTTAAAGGGTACGAAATTATTGCCGGCGAACGCCGCTTTCGCGCTTCTAAATTAGCCGGCAAAGTAACAATTCCCGCGATTGTTCGTCAATTGGATGAACCGCAAATGATGGAAATTGCGGTTTTGGAGAATCTCCAGCGAGAAGATTTGACGCCGCTAGAAGAAGCCCAAGCATATGATATGTTGATGAAGAACTTGAAATTGACGCAAGCTCAAGTTTCTGAGCGGCTAGGCAAAAGTCGTCCTTATATTGCTAATTATTTGCGGTTGCTTGGTTTGCCAGACTCGGTTAAGCAGTTAGTTCAGCAACAGCAACTGTCAATGGGGCAAGCCCGGACTTTGTTGGCCTTAAAAGATAAGCGCCAGGTTGCAGCAGTTGCCCAAAAAACAGTTAAAGAAAATCTGACTGTGCGGCAGTTGGAGCAGCTGGTAGCGCGGATGAATGGTGAATCTGCTCAAACGGCCAAAAAGCCAGTCAAAGATCCGTATCATAAATTTTATCAGCAAAGCGAACATGCGCTCCAAGAAAAGTTTGGCACCAAAGTTGCAATTAAAGGCAATAGCAAGGTTGGACATGGCCGAATTGAAATTAATTATTTATCAACCGCTGATTTTAACCGAATTATGGACATTTTAGGAATTTCACTTGATTGA
- a CDS encoding DUF951 domain-containing protein, giving the protein MTVDYNLHDIVEMKKQHPCGVNRWKIIRVGMDIKIQCTGCQHLVMMPRREFNRKLKKVLEPAANQE; this is encoded by the coding sequence ATGACAGTTGATTATAATTTGCACGATATCGTAGAAATGAAGAAACAACATCCTTGCGGTGTTAATCGTTGGAAAATTATCCGGGTTGGGATGGATATCAAGATCCAATGTACTGGCTGCCAACATTTGGTTATGATGCCGCGCCGTGAGTTTAATCGCAAATTAAAAAAAGTACTCGAACCAGCAGCCAATCAGGAATGA
- the ychF gene encoding redox-regulated ATPase YchF, translating to MSLTAGIVGLPNVGKSTLFNAITKAGAEMANYPFATIDPNVGMVEVPDQRLARIDELIPAKKIIHTTFEFTDIAGIVKGASHGEGLGNKFLENIRQVDAIVHVVRAFDDDNITHVNNKIAPLDDIETINLELTIADLDSVNKRYARVEKVARTKDKEAMAEFAVLQKIKPILEAGKPVRSLEFDEDEQKVVKGLFLLTSKPVLYVANIAEDDMADPMASEYVQQVKHYADQEGSGMLAISAKTEEEIAQLDDDDKQDFLEAEGVEESGLDRLIKASYKLLGLATFFTAGGKETRAWTFKQGMKAPQVAGIIHSDFERGFIRAETVSYTDLDKFGNLAAVREAGKLRLEGKDYLVQDGDIIEFRFNV from the coding sequence ATGTCATTAACAGCAGGAATCGTCGGCTTACCAAATGTTGGCAAGTCAACTTTATTTAACGCAATTACTAAAGCCGGAGCAGAAATGGCTAATTATCCATTTGCGACAATTGATCCGAACGTCGGAATGGTTGAAGTTCCCGATCAACGGCTAGCACGGATTGATGAATTAATTCCCGCCAAGAAGATTATTCACACGACCTTTGAATTTACCGATATTGCGGGAATTGTTAAAGGTGCCAGTCACGGTGAAGGATTAGGCAATAAATTTTTGGAAAACATTCGCCAAGTTGATGCAATTGTTCATGTTGTTCGAGCTTTTGATGATGATAACATTACCCATGTTAATAATAAAATTGCTCCATTAGACGATATTGAAACAATTAATTTAGAATTGACCATCGCTGACCTAGACAGTGTCAATAAACGTTATGCGCGAGTGGAAAAAGTTGCACGCACCAAAGATAAAGAAGCGATGGCTGAATTTGCTGTTTTACAAAAAATCAAACCGATTTTAGAAGCAGGCAAACCAGTTCGCTCACTAGAATTTGACGAAGATGAACAAAAAGTTGTCAAAGGACTCTTTTTACTGACTTCAAAACCAGTATTATATGTGGCTAATATTGCTGAAGACGACATGGCTGATCCAATGGCATCAGAATATGTTCAGCAGGTAAAACACTATGCCGATCAAGAAGGTTCAGGCATGTTGGCGATTAGTGCCAAAACTGAAGAAGAAATTGCTCAGTTGGATGATGATGACAAACAAGACTTCCTGGAAGCTGAAGGGGTTGAGGAGTCAGGCCTAGATCGGTTGATTAAGGCTTCTTACAAACTGTTAGGTCTAGCAACCTTCTTTACGGCGGGTGGTAAAGAAACTCGTGCTTGGACTTTTAAACAGGGAATGAAAGCTCCGCAAGTTGCTGGAATTATTCATTCAGACTTCGAACGCGGATTTATCCGAGCGGAAACGGTTTCTTATACAGATTTGGATAAATTTGGTAATTTGGCTGCTGTTCGTGAAGCTGGCAAGTTGCGTTTAGAAGGTAAGGATTACCTGGTTCAAGATGGTGATATTATTGAATTCAGATTTAATGTGTAA
- a CDS encoding DUF1129 domain-containing protein, with the protein MTEKKAAEENQATAGQTTVGDNKERNQKVAQQQAANLEEKKAEEVKVVVGKFAGLTKRNEDFLFRLNKILEERNYDSAKREAMIEELTLELREKQSKGITAKRLYGTPSEKADAIIAGPKKEAQPVTFWKMALDNGLMMFMLFCAMYAIMGMVSPKSVKVNGGVLTLLVTSVLAGVGMAFFYQMAADRKAKKQRLPFWKMLLWSLILVVVWLIVFTGVAAIPGVLNAGLSPIIYAVLAILVFGLRYYLKKKIGLRSMPF; encoded by the coding sequence ATGACTGAGAAAAAAGCTGCTGAAGAAAACCAAGCAACAGCTGGTCAAACGACGGTTGGAGATAATAAAGAACGTAATCAAAAAGTTGCACAGCAGCAAGCAGCAAATCTAGAAGAAAAAAAAGCTGAAGAAGTTAAGGTTGTTGTCGGTAAATTTGCCGGTTTAACGAAACGAAATGAAGACTTTTTGTTTCGCTTAAATAAAATTCTTGAAGAACGCAACTATGATTCAGCTAAACGAGAAGCGATGATTGAGGAATTAACACTTGAATTGCGTGAGAAACAAAGCAAGGGAATTACGGCCAAGCGTCTGTATGGCACTCCAAGTGAAAAAGCCGATGCAATTATTGCGGGGCCAAAAAAAGAAGCTCAACCAGTTACTTTTTGGAAGATGGCGTTGGATAATGGCTTAATGATGTTTATGCTGTTTTGTGCAATGTATGCGATTATGGGGATGGTTTCACCAAAATCAGTTAAAGTCAATGGTGGAGTTTTAACTTTGTTGGTTACCTCTGTATTAGCCGGTGTCGGAATGGCCTTCTTCTATCAGATGGCAGCTGATCGCAAAGCTAAGAAGCAACGGTTGCCTTTTTGGAAGATGTTATTATGGTCATTGATTCTGGTTGTCGTCTGGTTGATTGTCTTTACCGGTGTTGCAGCAATTCCGGGTGTTCTGAATGCAGGCTTGAGCCCAATCATTTATGCCGTTTTAGCTATTTTGGTTTTTGGGTTGCGTTATTACCTGAAGAAAAAAATTGGGTTGCGCAGTATGCCATTTTAA
- a CDS encoding amino acid ABC transporter permease, whose amino-acid sequence MWEIVRTALPQLIAAGLKYTIPIALVSFAIGLAIALITALIRISTRGGFFKVIKVIFRFYVWLFRSTPLLVQLFIVYFGLPYLKISGIAPGGIKLDPLTAGIITFSLNTGAYCSETIRAAILSIPNGQWEAAYSLGMTKTKALRRIILPQALRVSLPPLANSFISLVKDTSLAASITIVEMFEVSQQIAAENYQPLIMYCLVALLYAVACTILSWLQGYLEKITSRYVMTSH is encoded by the coding sequence ATGTGGGAGATAGTTAGAACGGCTTTACCGCAATTAATAGCTGCGGGATTGAAGTACACGATACCAATTGCATTGGTTTCATTTGCGATTGGTTTAGCAATTGCATTAATTACCGCATTAATTCGAATTTCCACGCGGGGTGGGTTTTTCAAAGTAATTAAAGTAATTTTTCGCTTTTATGTTTGGTTATTCCGCAGCACACCACTGTTGGTTCAGTTATTCATTGTTTACTTTGGGCTACCCTATTTGAAAATCAGCGGTATTGCTCCTGGAGGAATTAAGCTAGATCCGCTAACAGCAGGAATTATTACTTTTTCCTTAAATACTGGGGCATATTGTTCGGAAACAATTCGAGCAGCAATTTTATCAATTCCCAACGGTCAATGGGAGGCGGCTTATTCGTTAGGAATGACGAAAACTAAAGCACTACGGCGAATTATTTTACCCCAGGCTTTACGAGTATCTTTACCACCGCTGGCTAATAGTTTTATTAGCTTGGTCAAAGATACTTCACTAGCTGCTTCAATTACAATTGTTGAGATGTTTGAGGTTAGTCAGCAAATTGCCGCAGAAAATTATCAGCCGTTGATTATGTACTGCCTTGTAGCTTTGTTATATGCCGTTGCCTGCACGATATTGTCATGGTTACAAGGATACTTGGAAAAGATTACCTCGCGTTATGTGATGACTAGTCATTGA
- a CDS encoding amino acid ABC transporter ATP-binding protein, whose amino-acid sequence MLKVEKLSKSFGGHQVLKDLTVDFPEHQTTVILGPSGSGKSTLLRSLNLLERPETGKYYFDQQSFDFARGINNKDTLAIRQQTEMVFQGYNLFPHLTVLKNIIEGPVQVLGIDKKTAEIQARQLLKKVGLADKADFYPSQLSGGQAQRVAIARSLAMQPKYILLDEPTSALDPELELEVLKVLLQLSAEKKSLVIVTHNLAFASKAADKIVFIENGQVLFDGSTQAFFAAEQQSRIKDFISAMTFAKL is encoded by the coding sequence ATGTTAAAAGTTGAAAAACTAAGTAAAAGCTTTGGTGGTCATCAAGTTCTCAAAGATTTGACGGTCGATTTTCCGGAACATCAGACAACTGTCATTTTAGGGCCATCAGGTTCAGGCAAATCAACTCTGCTGCGTTCGCTGAACTTGCTAGAACGACCAGAAACTGGGAAATATTACTTTGACCAGCAAAGTTTTGATTTTGCTCGTGGGATCAATAACAAGGACACTTTGGCAATTCGCCAGCAAACGGAAATGGTTTTTCAAGGTTATAATTTATTTCCACATCTAACCGTATTAAAAAATATTATTGAAGGCCCAGTTCAAGTTTTGGGCATAGATAAGAAAACCGCCGAAATCCAAGCAAGACAACTATTAAAAAAAGTTGGCTTGGCTGATAAAGCTGATTTCTATCCAAGTCAATTATCTGGTGGACAAGCCCAGCGAGTCGCGATTGCACGTTCATTAGCGATGCAGCCTAAATATATTTTGTTAGATGAACCAACCAGTGCACTTGATCCAGAATTAGAATTAGAGGTTTTAAAAGTTTTATTACAGTTATCAGCGGAGAAAAAATCTTTAGTAATTGTAACTCATAATTTGGCTTTTGCTAGTAAAGCTGCTGATAAAATTGTTTTTATTGAGAATGGTCAAGTTTTGTTTGACGGTTCGACACAAGCTTTTTTTGCTGCTGAACAACAGTCACGGATTAAAGATTTTATTTCGGCAATGACTTTTGCCAAACTTTAA
- a CDS encoding transporter substrate-binding domain-containing protein, with protein MNFRKIVKLGSVFIGAALLTVGLSACSSKSSSTTDNLGLNQKGTLTIGLEGTYAPYSYRKDGKLTGFEVELGKALAKQMGLKAKFVPTKWDGLVAGLGSNKYDVVLNNITKTPERAKSYLFSKPYIYSRYVLITNKDKSNLNSLNDIKGQKFAEGTGTNNEQVAKKFGATIVPSGDFTTSIALIKQGRVAGTINAREAWLAYKKSNSTTGLKVKDVSSEQKAAQVVALFNKKSTKLQQKTNQALAKLRQNGTLTKLSKKYFNGDITK; from the coding sequence ATGAATTTCAGAAAAATAGTAAAATTAGGTTCAGTTTTTATTGGGGCAGCCTTGTTAACGGTTGGGCTAAGTGCTTGCAGCTCTAAAAGTAGTTCAACTACGGATAATCTGGGGTTGAACCAAAAAGGGACTTTGACAATTGGTTTGGAAGGAACTTATGCGCCTTACTCTTATCGAAAAGATGGTAAATTAACTGGCTTTGAAGTTGAATTGGGCAAAGCACTAGCAAAGCAAATGGGCTTAAAGGCCAAGTTTGTACCAACTAAGTGGGACGGCTTAGTTGCCGGATTAGGCAGCAATAAATATGATGTTGTCTTAAACAATATTACTAAGACACCTGAACGGGCGAAAAGTTACCTTTTTTCTAAACCATATATTTACTCGCGCTATGTCTTGATTACTAACAAGGATAAAAGTAATCTTAATTCACTGAATGACATTAAGGGACAAAAGTTTGCTGAAGGAACGGGAACTAATAATGAGCAAGTAGCTAAAAAGTTTGGTGCAACGATTGTTCCTTCCGGTGACTTCACGACTAGTATTGCTTTAATCAAACAGGGACGAGTTGCCGGTACCATCAATGCTCGTGAAGCTTGGTTGGCTTATAAAAAGTCAAATTCAACAACCGGTTTAAAGGTTAAGGACGTTTCTTCAGAACAAAAAGCAGCTCAAGTTGTGGCATTGTTTAATAAAAAATCAACTAAATTACAACAAAAGACCAATCAAGCTTTAGCTAAGTTGCGGCAAAATGGCACACTGACCAAGCTATCCAAGAAGTATTTTAATGGAGATATTACTAAGTAA
- a CDS encoding rhodanese-like domain-containing protein: MFWDKFTSISPAQLQSKLPQHPLIVDVRQPDEYQDGHIPGSVNVPLMTVMQNPATVTSKAIANQPIYVVCHSGARSRQAAKILSRQARDVINIAGGMMQWNGKIKRGNQR; the protein is encoded by the coding sequence ATGTTTTGGGATAAGTTTACTAGCATCAGTCCAGCGCAGTTACAATCAAAATTGCCGCAACATCCACTAATTGTTGATGTTCGACAGCCAGATGAATATCAGGATGGACACATTCCGGGATCCGTCAATGTACCATTGATGACAGTTATGCAAAATCCGGCAACAGTTACCAGTAAAGCAATAGCTAATCAACCAATTTATGTTGTTTGCCATAGTGGAGCTCGCAGCCGTCAAGCTGCTAAAATCTTAAGCCGTCAAGCGCGAGATGTGATCAATATAGCCGGTGGAATGATGCAATGGAACGGTAAAATTAAACGGGGGAATCAGCGATGA